One Cucumis sativus cultivar 9930 chromosome 1, Cucumber_9930_V3, whole genome shotgun sequence DNA segment encodes these proteins:
- the LOC105434479 gene encoding palmitoyl-monogalactosyldiacylglycerol delta-7 desaturase, chloroplastic-like yields MDALEKADLISFGERKWTNRDKYMAALFITMHLICILAPFHFNWNAFWIAVAFYVITGCFGINISYHRNLSHRSFRLPKWLEYFFAYCGTLAFQGDPIDWVSTHRCHHQFADTKNDPHSPIQGFWFSYFTWLLDSNALTKRVCPQYFIDHKDTDKTIFTLVLKYGRPHNVGDLEKQSFYRFLRKTYFLHHLSLAVLLYGVGGTPFLIWGMFVRTLAFLHMSFIVASIGHTFGNQPWNTGDLSTNNWWMCLISFGEGWHNNHHAFEYSARQGLEWWQIDICWYIIWFLQVIGLATEVKVPSQSHKQRLQALDQKKRKEL; encoded by the exons ATGGATGCCTTGGAGAAAGCTGATCTAATCTCATTTGGGGAGAGAAAATGGACAAACAGAGACAAATATATGGCAGCTCTTTTTATTACTATGCACCTCATTTGTATTCTTGCACCCTTCCATTTCAATTGGAATGCATTTTGGATCGCAGTTGCATTCTACGTTATTACAGGTTGTTTTGGAATCAATATTTCGTATCATAGAAATCTTTCGCATAGAAGTTTCAGACTCCCTAAATGGCTTGAATACTTTTTTGCATACTGTGGAACTCTTGCATTTCAG ggTGATCCAATTGATTGGGTGAGTACACATCGATGTCATCATCAATTTGCTGATACAAAAAATGATCCACATAGTCCTATTCAAGGATTTTGGTTTAGTTATTTCACTTGGCTTTTGGATTCCAATGCTTTGACTAAAAGAGTTTGTCCACAGTATTTTATTGATCATAAAGATACAGATAAAACCATCTTCACATTGGTTTTAAAGTATGGAAGACCACATAACGTTGGTGACTTGGAGAAACAATCGTTCTATAGGTTTCTTCGcaaaacttattttcttcatcatctttctCTTGCAGTCCTTCTTTACGGAGTGGGAGGAACACCTTTTCTTATATGGGGaatg TTTGTGAGGACCTTAGCATTCCtacatatgtcctttattgttgcttcaatAGGTCATACATTTGGAAATCAACCATGGAATACTGGTGATTTGTCTACAAATAATTG gtGGATGTGTTTGATTTCATTTGGAGAAGGTTGGCATAATAACCATCATGCTTTTGAGTATTCAGCCAGACAAGGGCTTGAATGGTGGCAGATCGACATTTGTTGGTACATTATTTGGTTTCTTCAAGTCATTGGATTAGCAACTGAGGTTAAAGTACCCTCTCAATCTCACAAGCAAAGACTACAAGCTTTggaccaaaagaaaagaaaagaactttGA